A stretch of the Oceanicola sp. D3 genome encodes the following:
- a CDS encoding DUF2270 domain-containing protein: MTAPATTAPSQEARRGTEERLTLTSSEITALAHLYRGEVYRSTIWRTRLDTTTNWAVVTLGVALSISFSSPGASPLPLVLVGVLILLFLMLEARRYRYFNVWRARARWMETHFYAPMLYDGDLHMEDEWQKVLSEDYLRPRYHVSMFVALGRRIRRNYLWILLIQSLAYGGKLVVHPTSVESWQQVIARADVGPLPGEVVIGVGLFYVLSWAGIAFWSYRHDAALAERRGKESSSSMG, from the coding sequence ATGACAGCACCCGCCACCACCGCGCCATCGCAGGAAGCGCGGCGCGGCACCGAGGAGCGGCTGACGCTGACCTCCTCGGAGATCACCGCGCTGGCGCACCTCTATCGCGGCGAGGTTTATCGCAGCACGATCTGGCGCACCCGGCTCGATACCACCACCAACTGGGCGGTGGTCACGCTGGGCGTGGCGCTGTCGATTTCGTTTTCCTCGCCCGGTGCCTCACCGCTGCCGCTGGTGCTTGTGGGCGTGCTTATCCTTTTGTTTTTGATGCTGGAGGCCCGGCGCTACCGCTACTTCAACGTCTGGCGGGCACGGGCGCGGTGGATGGAAACCCACTTCTATGCCCCCATGCTCTATGACGGCGATCTGCACATGGAGGACGAGTGGCAGAAAGTGCTCAGCGAGGATTACCTGCGCCCGCGCTACCATGTGTCTATGTTCGTGGCGCTCGGGCGGCGCATTCGGCGCAACTACCTGTGGATCCTGCTGATTCAGTCGCTGGCCTATGGTGGCAAGCTGGTGGTGCATCCGACCTCGGTTGAAAGCTGGCAGCAGGTGATCGCGCGGGCCGACGTGGGGCCGCTGCCCGGTGAGGTGGTGATTGGTGTGGGCCTGTTTTACGTGCTGAGCTGGGCGGGGATTGCGTTTTGGAGCTATCGCCACGATGCGGCGCTTGCCGAGCGGCGGGGCAAGGAGAGCTCCAGCTCGATGGGCTAG